From Dendropsophus ebraccatus isolate aDenEbr1 chromosome 10, aDenEbr1.pat, whole genome shotgun sequence:
GGCCAATCCCGTATACCAGCCGGCCGATAACGTATACCAGCCGGCCGATAACGTATACCAGCCGGCCAATACTGTATACCAGCCGGCCAATACTGTATACCAGCCGGCCAATACTGTATACCAGCTGGCCATTGGTAATGGGCAATACGGTTCACGTTTCGTTTACCATAAGCCCCGGCATAGCTcccatgtacattacatacatagaCCCTGTTTAACCCCACATGTACTGGGGACGTTAGGGTTTGCTGGGTGACCTAACGCACAATTATCTGGATCCCATAAAAGTATACGCCTCAGTGTACACATATAGCACCCTATGTGTGACAGGAGCCGCCCCGCTATGTACTATAGGTCAAGGGCAGGGAACCTTgggtgctgcaaaactacaaatcccatcatgcctggacagccagagcaaGAACCTAGTAATACATGGTCCCTACTGAGATGATGTCAGGTTGATCTAATTCAACCGAGCCCTAATAAAGCATATGGAcctcacttgtttttttaaaatgtagtacccctttaaggaatcttCCAAACTTGTCTAAGGGGAGTGGCTATCAGCATTAGGACATGCCCCTCCTGTGCCTTTGTactcaaaactacaattcccatcatgcctggacagctaaagctttggctgtccaggcatgatgggaattgtagttttgccacagctggagggctgaaggttcccccatccctgttttactaGGTGGATAGGGTTTGGTGAGTCGGCACACATTGTCCTATACCGAGGGGCAGTAGTAATTTATTAGCGACATCCCCTTTAATTTTCCTTTTTGTTCCCCTTCCAGGAGTAGCTGCTCCCATGGAGTTGGGGACCGGCCGCTGTTGCTATACTGCATTGTCTCACAGTCCATCAGAGCACAGATAGCACCGCCAATACCCCCAGGTAAGCATCTGCATTTTGAGGGTCTCCTAGTGCCCCAGTGGTTGCTGTGAGTGTGCGCTCTCCTTATTGAGCTGTGGATTCCGGTAGATTTCCAGCTGAGTCAGCTGTGCAGTAACACCACACCCTCTGGCCGCTCTGTGCCAGTGCTGAGTTACCCTTGTCCTGCTGCCAGCTCTCCTGTACACACGCCTTAGATGTCTGCCGGAGCGCCACATATTACTGCTGCAGGAGACGCTTCCTCATGAGGTGATTGCCTTACTGCATTCATAGGGCATAAGAGGCTGGGACCCTCACAGTCTATAGAAGAGACCCTAGTAACTGGTGGGAGCCTCGTCCAAATGGGGGCTGTGTCTCTTTTTATGTCTCATTTTATGGTGACGGCTCCTGTGCAGActtgcagcgctacaaaaacatggcaactccccccactgcaaaccgcacctgaactggagacaagagagggggacaagtagccatgtttttgtagcgctggataacccctttaaattaaaaattttcttttgcagaaatcaacagttcaagcgattttaagaaacttagtaataggttttattaagccaaagagtttccttctgtgccTCCcccacagtctgacacagtgctctctgctgccaccaactggccagagcaggagaggttttctatggggatttgctgctgctctggacagttcctgacatggacagaggtggcagcagagagcactgtgtcagactggaaagaataaaccacttcctgcaggacatacagcagctgataagtactgggagacttaagattttttaaaaaaatagaagtcaGGGTTTTCTGCCCCAAAACAATAGGCTATCAGTGGCTGATTGGCAGAGATACAACACCCAACATTTCCACTGCTCAGCTGATCAGGCAAAATCTATGCCGTGAACAACGCTGGAAGCCTAGTGGTCGAGCCTTGTTAGTGCAGctcagctgctatgtgtgaacacagcctaaggcggACATTGTGCGTGTGCATCTAACCTACCCAACCTACCCTTCTGGCCTCCGACTTCTGATGCATATGGCCGGTTGAAGACTGCAGCAGTCAGTAGATGCTCTTACAGTgctctggtgtatatatagcgtgCTTTAGGCCTGATAACGTTGTTGGCTGTTACTCAGCTTGTTGAATgaaggagcctggagcaggagcCTTGTGTTTACTCTGCTCACCGACTCCAGGAATGTTAGTTCAGCAGCACTGTGTAAACTTTATGGAGGAGGCATAGCTGCCGCTGCATAGGGAGACGACTAATCCACAGTGTTCCTGGCCCCTTGTTTCTTCTGCTATAAgtgaatgtgtcatcaaaaaaattacctattgtttgcATAATGTTTTCATGTAaatcatatttttaaagaatttttggtgaattttttttttttaattttccattttctatctatattaaatCTTGATATCTTGcatttttcattctcaccactaaggCTAAAACTTAGCTAAGACTTCCTGCTCAGTAATgtcttacattcatctcaaggggacgggGTCTGTCTGTtgtagtctatgtccatgggtcttgctgtaaagcagggatAGAAAAACCTttggcccctccccccagctgttgcaaaacttcaacttcCATCATGCTTGGGCAGCTGAAAGCTttccagggatgatgggggttttagttttgcaacagctgggaggctgaaggttccctgtccctgctgtaaagcatgtcactaagtgctgttaaaacgGCTCAGTCAGGACggccgcccccataacagtaACTTTATTGTAACATCACATGGACTTGCATCCAAATATAGACTGTCTGCATTTACGCGCTCTTCCATGTGATGTTACAATAAAGTTATACTGCTAGCAAGCCCCTTGCTTGCTTCATGTTTTAGTATCGGACTCTAATCAGTAGAGAAAGTTTAGGTGACGCTTGCCCTTTAAATTAGTCATGTTTCAGGGAATTTTAGTCCATGCCGCTATCTCCCCCACCCTGTGCTAACAACCTAAAACAAAGTATAGCCAAAGTAAATCATAgccgttttcttccagaaacagcatctccTTTGTTTTTAGTTTGTGTTATAGTTTTTCAGCCATTAAAGTGAATTGAGCCACGttgtattaccacacacaacctgaggacaggtgtggcgctgtttttgagaGAGAGCAGGTATGCGTCTCTATTCCATCACCTTATATGACAGGCTCGGGGGTGCCTCCTGTATTCTATCCTGCAGGTGTCCGTACACATTGCAGACGGGGTGTAGGAATCGGCGGCGGCTTAGAACCGCATGGCACCACCAACTTGTACATGTGAAGCATCAGGTTTTTATGTGCTTGACCATGGCAGTTTGTGGTAATGTGTGGGGGTTTTGGTCACATTGTACCcaaacagtcttaggctatgttcacatcagtTTCTTGCATCCGTTTTGTTACATAAAATCTGAATGTTGGACAGCAGCGATGGACTCTCCTCACTAGAGCCGTCAGGTCTATGCCATGTTTGGTGAGATTGCGGAGGGTCCTGGCACCAGCTTACAGAGCGTTGTGCAGAATCACTTACGACTGGTGAATTCTTGGCCGCTTCCTCAGCTCTGGAAGACGTCTCCTGTTCTTTTTGTGTGTGGACAttgatgtcatttttttttttttaatttcttttctgGTCTGTGTGTACCCAACATGCAGGCTGAATCCAAagcttaaaaatctccagtcttccagtacttatcagctgctgtatgtcctgcgggaagtggtgtattctttccagtctgacacagtgctctctgctgccacctctgtccatgtcaggaactgttcagagcagcaggaaatccccatagaaaacctctcctgctcagaacagttcctcacatggacagaggtggcagcagagagcactgtgtcagactggaaagaatacacgacaaacagcagttgataagtactggaagactggagatttttaaatagaaataaattacaaatctgtataactttctcagtATTCCCAGTGGTCTTGGGTTGTGAATAAACCAACAAATtttgggttttagttttgtccacCTAAATCTATCCACCCATCTGCCTACATGTCCCCCTGTGCGGTCTCTATATAGTTTGTAGACGCTGCGGTGGGTGATGCTTGTAAATGTATTCTGAGGATACTTACGCTATTTTTGTTGGCGGCGGCGTAGTCTTGTGTAAGGTGACCTTCTCCGTGTCTCCTTATGGATGATTCAGCCTGATGTGTGGGAAGCGTGTGTATTAACCCAACCCAGCACTTTACTGGGCTTGTCTTAAATCATCTGGAGCTCAGGCTAATGGATCCTACTGGGGCTGAGGAGCAGCTGTAAATCAGAGGCCGGGGTGTTCGATTACCTTGTTAATGTATAGCACTTGTATTTCCTGCTGTAGGTTTTACCAGATGGCTTTCTGGTTAGCGCAATGTATACCCAAGCACGCCTTAGGAGTAGTCGTCACAGGATCCTCAGATCGGGAAATATAAGCACATCTTATTCATTTCTACTGTCTAACCCCTATGTGGTTAATCTATTTGCCTATTGATCTGCATCCTGATCGGAAGTAGATTTCAGCAGTCGATCTGAAACCTCCATTATTTTCTTTGGGCAGCTAAGCCTAGAGAACGGTACAACTGGCATTCTCTTAACCTTCAGgacatgctgagacttgtagttgttttaaagggaaactatcagcaggttagatgattctaacctgctgatagcccctatagCCTCGGGGATggtgagaaggaaggtatgtgtcctCCTCTGCGCCAGTTGCGCTGTTAATCGGGGTAAAGTCtgctccggagcaccgttaggagcacttccACATCGgcttgccccttctaatgataatcagtgGAGGGGGCAAGCTGGATGACACGACAGTGCCCCTAACGGTGCTCCATAGAAgactttaccccgactaacatCGCAGGactggtgctgaggaggaaggtgaggcacataccttcttcctcagcactGTAGGGGGCTAtccgcaggttagattaatctaacctgcttatagttcccctttaattccagaGATGGCATTAATAGCACGGCGGCATCCTAACACTTCAGCGATGCAGAGGTTAAGTGCAGACGAAGAGCGTCCCTTGACAATAGGCTATAATCTCCATCCCCTGTGTGTGGTTTCCTGTCCGTTCACTCCTCTAAACAGCTGTCTATGTCATTTTATTACTTGGGTCGATTGAGGGGCCAGATGGCATCGGAATAGTCCTAGAAAAGCTTTGACTACAGTTGGGGTCTCGAGTGTCACTGAAATTCCCGAAAGGGCGGGAAGCAGCAGTATTACCATCCATTCTTAAGTTGCACTTCCTTTGTAATCCCTTCCCGGTGTCTATTCTCTGTGCGGCTGTCCTTACCTGTCCCCGGCTGGTATAAATAGACGTCAGGTCTCTGCATTGTACTAAAACCTGTTCTGTCCCTTGTTTCCAGGTGAGCCATGATTCCCGTAACAGAGCTGCGGTATTTTGCCGACACGCAACCGGCTTATCGTATCTTGAAGCCGTGGTGGGATGTCTTCACGGACTACATCTCCATCGTCATGCTGATGATAGCAGTGTTTGGGGGCACCTTGCAGGTCACCCAGGATAAAATGATCTGCCTGCCATGTAAATGGGTCACCCATGACAGCTGTAATGACTCGTACCGTGCCTGGACGCCTGTGGAGCCTGAGTACACCAACAGCAGCTTGGGCCCTCCGCCAGAACTGGGCCCCACTGGCATAAAGTATGACTTGGACAGACATCAGTATAACTATGTGGATGCTGTGTGCTATGAGAACCGGCTGCACTGGTTTGCAAAGTACTTTCCTTACCTCGTATTATTGCACACATTGATATTTTTGGCTTGTAGTAACTTCTGGTTCAAGTTTCCCCGCACCAGCTCCAAATTGGAGCATTTTGTCTCCATCCTGCTCAAGTGTTTCGACTCACCCTGGACCACCCGAGCCTTGTCTGAGACTGTGGTGGAAGAAAGCGATACCAAGCCCGCTGGAGGGAAGATGAATGGCTCGGTGGACAAGAAGTCTTCTACAGCCAGCGAAGATGTTGAAGCCACCGTGCCCATGCTCCAAAGGACTAAGTCCAGGGTGGAGCAGGGGATTGTCGATAGATCCGAGACTGGAGTCCTGGATAAAAAAGAAGGGGAGCAGGCAAAAGCCTTGTTCGAGAAGGTGAAAAAGTTCAGGACTCATGTGGAAGAAGGCGATATAGTATACAGGCTTTACATGCGGCAGACAATCATAAAGGTCATTAAGTTTATCCTGATCCTGTGTTACACGGTGTATTACGTCAGTAGCATTACGTTTGACGTGGACTGTAAGGTGGACATTGAAAGCCTCACTGGATATCGAATGTATCGCTGTGCTCATCCACTGGCCACACTCTTTAAAATCTTAGCCTCTTTCTACATTAGCCTGGTGGGCTTCTATGGTCTGGTCTGCGTCTACACTCTGTGGTGGATGCTGAGAAGATCCTTGAAAAAGTATTCCTTCGAGTCCATCCGAGAAGAGAGCAGTTACAGCGACATCCCGGATGTCAAAAACGACTTTGCCTTCATGCTGCATCTGATAGATCAGTACGATCCGCTCTACTCCAAGCGTTTTGCCGTCTTTTTATCAGAAGTAAGCGAGAACAAACTGAGACAGTTGAACCTCAACCATGAG
This genomic window contains:
- the LRRC8A gene encoding volume-regulated anion channel subunit LRRC8A, translated to MIPVTELRYFADTQPAYRILKPWWDVFTDYISIVMLMIAVFGGTLQVTQDKMICLPCKWVTHDSCNDSYRAWTPVEPEYTNSSLGPPPELGPTGIKYDLDRHQYNYVDAVCYENRLHWFAKYFPYLVLLHTLIFLACSNFWFKFPRTSSKLEHFVSILLKCFDSPWTTRALSETVVEESDTKPAGGKMNGSVDKKSSTASEDVEATVPMLQRTKSRVEQGIVDRSETGVLDKKEGEQAKALFEKVKKFRTHVEEGDIVYRLYMRQTIIKVIKFILILCYTVYYVSSITFDVDCKVDIESLTGYRMYRCAHPLATLFKILASFYISLVGFYGLVCVYTLWWMLRRSLKKYSFESIREESSYSDIPDVKNDFAFMLHLIDQYDPLYSKRFAVFLSEVSENKLRQLNLNHEWTLDKLRQRITKNSQDKLELHLFMLSGIPDTVFDLVELEVLKLELIPDVTIPPSIAQLTGLKELWLYHTAAKIEAPALAFLRENLRSLHIKFTDIKEIPLWIYSLKNLEELHLTGNLSAENNRYIVIDGLRELKRLKVLRLKSNLTKLPQVVTDVGVHLQKLSVNNEGTKLMVLNSLKKMVNLTELELVRCDLERIPHSIFSLHNLQEIDLKDNNLKTIEEIISFQHLHRLTCLKLWYNHIAYIPIQIGNLASMERLYLNRNKIDKIPVQLCLCRKLRHLDLSHNSLTSIPSEIGQLQNLQYFAVTANHIENLPPELFQCKKLRTLNLGNNALQSLPSRVGELTNLTQMELRGNRLECLPVELGECHLLKRSGLVVEEDLFNTLPLEVKEKLTRADKEPV